The genome window CCACCAAGGAAACATCAATGAGGACTAAGTAATTGATAATTAATGGCGTTAACCCACCTATAATCGTCGATGCAAGGTTATACCCCATACTTAACGTCGTAACTTGCCCATTGGCTGGTTTTGCCATCGCATAATTCCAATTGCATAACACCATCGCTGAAATAATAATAATTGACGATTGGGAGATAAGTACTAATGATAAAACCTTAGTAGACATTAGGTAATAAATAGGAATTGATAATATCGCAGCGAGCTTTACCCCTAAGTTAAACACCCGCTCAGAGTAATTGTATTTATCGGTTAGCCAACCAACTATTGCCATTAAAACCAATAATAACGTTGATGATATCATTGAATATATACTTTTAAATTCTTCGAGTTCTAACTCCTTAAGTAAAAATGAAGATGAAAAATTTAAGGTATAAAAAATAACCGAACCAGGAATAACAACCAGTAAGATATTAAATGCCTTAAGCCAATCTATTTTCTGGCGCCCATCATATTCAATTGGTTGGTCTGTTAAGCGATAGCGAAACCAGAAACAGATCAGTATATTACCTAAACCTAATAGCAGTGGTATTCTCCATCCCACTCTTTGCATGGTTTCAGGGGGTAATATATTTTCAAGAATTAACACAATTCCTAACGAGCCAATAACGCCAACAACCGCACTTCCAGTTAACAACGCTGAAATTCGACCTCGTTCTTGGGGTTTAGAATCTTTATATAAATAGGTAGACAGTGATGGGCTTTCACCCGCAAAACTAAAAGATAGCAACATTTGAAGAAATAGGATGGCTAAAGGTGTATATATCCCTAATAATTCAATAGGCAGAAATGCCATACACAATGTGGCACTACCGGTAAGAATGCTGACCAAAATCATTGCCGGTTTT of Providencia rettgeri contains these proteins:
- the proP_6 gene encoding Proline porter II; this translates as MWGIFALRFLIRPLGGYVIGRYADKVGKKPAMILVSILTGSATLCMAFLPIELLGIYTPLAILFLQMLLSFSFAGESPSLSTYLYKDSKPQERGRISALLTGSAVVGVIGSLGIVLILENILPPETMQRVGWRIPLLLGLGNILICFWFRYRLTDQPIEYDGRQKIDWLKAFNILLVVIPGSVIFYTLNFSSSFLLKELELEEFKSIYSMISSTLLLVLMAIVGWLTDKYNYSERVFNLGVKLAAILSIPIYYLMSTKVLSLVLISQSSIIIISAMVLCNWNYAMAKPANGQVTTLSMGYNLASTIIGGLTPLIINYLVLIDVSLVGVFVSLSSLTLFASFLLNKKQRLLTA